A single region of the Sandaracinaceae bacterium genome encodes:
- a CDS encoding histidinol-phosphate aminotransferase family protein: protein MTRREGPPDEAARDLLGHHGDTTPRALRALGVDPSQVLDLGVNISPFGPSPGVLAAVRAADVRAYPDRGATQAREALGASLGRPADEVLLGNGAAELIWSAVRALVPDGACLLVLGPTFSEAHAAAHACGRRVVEVRAREEDLFEPPLDAWVTALGRERPALVYVCHPNNPTGRALDFLSLTGLVADHPGTTFLVDQAFLSLSERHAESAHRLPPNALVVRSLTKDHALAGLRVAYALGAPALLARVAAQSAPWSVSSLALAAAIATTAPEAEAHLTIVRKRWLAQRRELEGLLTQAGLAHVPSLTVFGLVRVPHADDVRTQLVQRHGFLVRSCTSFGLPGYIRVRASDENARFVEALTRVLAAPSSR, encoded by the coding sequence GTGACGCGCAGGGAAGGCCCGCCTGATGAGGCCGCGCGCGACCTCCTCGGACACCATGGAGACACGACACCACGCGCCCTGCGCGCCCTCGGCGTGGACCCATCGCAGGTGCTGGACCTCGGCGTCAACATCAGCCCCTTCGGCCCCAGCCCAGGTGTGCTGGCTGCCGTCCGCGCAGCCGACGTGCGTGCCTATCCCGATCGCGGCGCGACGCAGGCGCGGGAGGCTTTGGGCGCGTCGCTGGGTCGCCCGGCAGACGAGGTCCTCTTGGGCAACGGTGCGGCCGAGCTCATCTGGAGCGCGGTGCGCGCCCTGGTACCAGACGGCGCGTGCCTGCTGGTGCTCGGGCCGACGTTCTCTGAAGCTCACGCGGCCGCGCACGCCTGTGGTCGCCGCGTCGTCGAGGTGCGCGCTCGTGAAGAAGACCTCTTCGAACCACCGCTGGACGCATGGGTGACCGCGCTCGGACGCGAGCGCCCGGCCCTCGTCTACGTCTGCCACCCGAACAACCCCACGGGACGCGCGCTCGACTTCCTCTCGCTGACCGGGCTCGTGGCGGACCACCCGGGTACCACGTTCCTCGTCGACCAGGCCTTCCTCTCGCTGTCGGAGCGCCACGCGGAGTCCGCGCACCGACTTCCCCCCAACGCGCTGGTGGTGCGCTCCTTGACGAAGGACCACGCCCTCGCGGGGCTGCGCGTCGCTTATGCCCTCGGGGCGCCCGCGCTGCTCGCACGTGTGGCGGCGCAGTCGGCACCCTGGAGCGTGTCATCGCTCGCCCTCGCCGCAGCCATCGCCACTACCGCGCCGGAGGCAGAAGCCCACCTGACGATCGTCCGGAAGCGCTGGTTGGCACAGCGCCGAGAGCTCGAGGGCCTCTTGACGCAGGCAGGACTCGCCCACGTGCCGTCCCTGACGGTGTTCGGGCTGGTGCGCGTTCCGCACGCGGACGACGTCCGCACCCAGCTGGTGCAGCGGCACGGGTTCCTGGTGCGCAGCTGCACGTCGTTCGGGCTCCCGGGCTACATTCGCGTCCGGGCCAGCGACGAGAACGCGCGCTTCGTCGAGGCGCTCACGCGCGTCCTCGCAGCGCCCTCGTCGCGCTGA